The Paeniglutamicibacter sulfureus genome includes a region encoding these proteins:
- a CDS encoding protein adenylyltransferase SelO — protein sequence MSVEAQAAVTFDGQFARELPELAIPWQAEQAPDPRLLVLNEPLAAQLGFDPASLRNAGGLGLLIGNALPHGATPVAQGYAGHQFGSYSPRLGDGRALLLGEILDADGRLRDIHLKGSGRTPFARGGDGLAAVGPMLREYVISEAMHALGIPTTRSLAVVATGQQVRRETMLPGAVLTRVASSHLRVGSFQYARAMDNEDLLRRLADHAIARHHPGAAQAQNPYLALFEAVVEAQASLLARWMLVGFIHGVMNTDNMTISGESIDFGPCAFMDVFNPATVYSSIDEGGRYAYANQPIVAQWNLARLAESLLPLFHEDQEQAVALAQESLGAFHGKYSAEWLAGMKTKLGLAERLDDEAATSLTGELFDLLQEDRVDYTSFFRSLGTAARGDAEPARSMFSNPAAFAAWAQRWRALDPDAELMDRTNPVYIPRNHLVEEALAAAVEGDLEPFSKLLAAVTAPFEERPGFDRYAAAAPEDFGPYRTFCGT from the coding sequence ATGAGCGTCGAAGCACAAGCCGCCGTCACCTTTGACGGCCAATTTGCCCGTGAACTTCCCGAACTGGCCATTCCCTGGCAGGCGGAGCAGGCCCCGGATCCGCGGCTGCTGGTGCTCAACGAGCCGCTGGCCGCCCAGCTGGGCTTCGACCCCGCGTCCCTGCGCAACGCAGGGGGCCTGGGGCTGCTGATCGGCAACGCGCTACCCCATGGTGCCACTCCGGTTGCGCAGGGATATGCCGGCCACCAGTTCGGCTCCTACTCGCCGCGTCTGGGCGACGGCCGGGCGCTGCTGCTCGGCGAGATTCTGGATGCCGACGGCCGACTTCGGGACATCCACCTCAAGGGTTCCGGACGCACCCCGTTTGCCCGCGGCGGTGACGGGCTTGCCGCAGTCGGTCCGATGCTGCGCGAATACGTGATCAGCGAGGCGATGCACGCCTTGGGTATTCCCACCACACGCTCCCTGGCCGTGGTCGCGACAGGACAGCAGGTTCGCCGCGAGACCATGCTTCCCGGGGCCGTGCTGACCCGGGTGGCAAGCAGCCATCTGAGGGTAGGCAGCTTCCAGTATGCCAGGGCCATGGACAACGAGGACCTGCTGCGTCGTCTCGCAGACCATGCCATCGCGCGCCACCATCCCGGAGCGGCCCAGGCGCAGAACCCGTATCTCGCGCTCTTCGAAGCCGTGGTCGAGGCCCAGGCATCGTTGCTGGCCCGGTGGATGCTGGTGGGTTTCATCCACGGCGTCATGAATACGGACAACATGACCATTTCGGGGGAGAGCATCGACTTCGGGCCGTGCGCCTTCATGGACGTGTTCAATCCGGCCACGGTCTACAGCTCGATCGACGAAGGCGGCCGCTATGCCTACGCCAACCAGCCCATCGTGGCGCAGTGGAACCTCGCCCGTCTCGCGGAGTCCCTCCTGCCCCTCTTCCACGAGGACCAGGAACAGGCCGTTGCCCTGGCACAGGAATCGCTCGGCGCCTTCCACGGCAAGTACAGCGCCGAGTGGTTGGCCGGCATGAAAACCAAGCTCGGCCTGGCCGAGAGGCTCGACGATGAAGCAGCCACCTCGCTCACCGGGGAACTGTTCGACCTCCTGCAGGAGGACCGCGTCGATTACACGTCCTTCTTCCGGAGCCTGGGCACGGCCGCGCGCGGGGATGCCGAACCCGCGCGCTCGATGTTCTCGAACCCGGCCGCATTCGCTGCCTGGGCGCAGCGCTGGCGGGCACTGGATCCGGATGCGGAGCTGATGGACCGGACCAACCCCGTCTACATCCCGCGGAACCACCTCGTCGAGGAGGCGCTCGCTGCCGCGGTCGAGGGCGACCTGGAGCCATTCTCGAAGCTCCTGGCTGCGGTGACCGCACCCTTCGAGGAACGTCCCGGCTTCGATCGCTACGCCGCCGCGGCACCGGAAGACTTCGGCCCCTACCGAACCTTCTGCGGAACCTGA
- a CDS encoding GlxA family transcriptional regulator translates to MHRVVALALPDVVAFDLAILAQVFGHEDERQLYSFAVCAAEPGLVQTTTGYAIHAAEGLEALLSADTIVVPGFSPLTDPPPEVSKALRGAAANGTRLVSVCTGAFALAAAGLLDGKRATTHWRNAERLQTLHPEVSVDAGVLYIDEGGVSTSAGVAAGIDLCLHLVRTDHGTEAANRIARRMVVAPHREGGQAQFIERPVAPPLTHFAETCGWAIQHLDEPLTVIGMASHAGWGPSSFARKFLTVAGTTPLRWLTSQRITEACRLLETTNLTVEAIAARTGLGTSANFRLHFTRELNTTPSNYRRLYQGRNRPALAPR, encoded by the coding sequence ATGCACCGTGTCGTTGCACTGGCCCTGCCGGATGTCGTCGCTTTTGACCTGGCCATTCTGGCGCAGGTATTCGGCCACGAGGACGAGCGCCAGCTGTACTCGTTCGCGGTTTGCGCTGCAGAACCCGGTCTGGTTCAAACCACGACAGGCTACGCCATCCACGCAGCGGAAGGGCTCGAAGCACTTCTGTCAGCCGACACCATCGTTGTGCCCGGCTTCAGTCCGCTGACAGATCCTCCGCCCGAGGTCTCCAAAGCACTTCGCGGCGCTGCGGCGAATGGAACCAGGTTGGTATCCGTCTGCACCGGGGCTTTCGCGCTGGCAGCTGCGGGGCTCTTGGACGGAAAGCGCGCTACAACGCATTGGAGAAACGCCGAACGTCTGCAAACCCTCCATCCGGAAGTCTCTGTTGACGCCGGTGTGCTGTACATAGACGAGGGCGGTGTCAGCACCAGCGCCGGCGTCGCGGCCGGAATCGACCTGTGCCTGCACCTGGTCAGAACAGACCACGGTACCGAGGCAGCAAACCGGATCGCCCGGCGAATGGTCGTCGCCCCTCACCGCGAGGGCGGACAGGCGCAGTTCATCGAACGCCCCGTCGCTCCACCTTTGACCCATTTCGCCGAAACGTGTGGCTGGGCCATACAGCATCTGGACGAGCCTCTGACCGTCATCGGGATGGCGAGCCACGCTGGCTGGGGGCCTAGCAGCTTCGCGCGAAAATTCCTGACGGTGGCCGGAACGACTCCCCTGCGCTGGCTGACAAGCCAGCGCATTACCGAGGCTTGCCGTCTGCTCGAAACAACCAATCTGACCGTGGAGGCAATTGCCGCCCGGACCGGCTTGGGAACGTCGGCCAACTTCCGGCTGCACTTCACTCGCGAGCTCAACACCACACCTTCCAATTACCGCCGCCTCTACCAGGGTCGGAATCGGCCCGCTCTGGCGCCTCGATGA
- a CDS encoding alpha/beta fold hydrolase, with product MNNLRLSATSPQTPSPLANPSTDLAAQNATGESNSQHSALRVFEQHGTEPILAATPASRLSKDRARLSGTGPSRKGHLGGIVAGALAAGVLVALLLATAPFIPATESSVNGAILLGLALGWAMLAVLSVKFTDQPQKWAVVPALFMGLGGFLLLAFGSPMREVLAWVWPPAMLVSAVWMIVQVNRQLRSRIGRLMLYPLVALLALASLGSGYETVREVVDSAASPAQGQLIDVGGHRLYLNCTGSGSPTVVLEPGGGLMSSDLAWIAPLVADNTRVCVYDRAGKGWSDSATAPQDGAQVAADLHTLLQRGNIPGPYVLAGHSFGGLYALTFAARYPHDTAGMVLVDSTAPASEPDSTQSARADSEDTMNRLSALVAGAARLGIGRLSDGATPDHVRSTIDEYIHAGSSAQQAAALTDFADKPLVVLTAGTGSAPGWTASQEALATLSTNSLHRVIDGATHTSFLSDQEDAAAIAGGILDVVSSVRTASPMIP from the coding sequence ATGAACAACTTACGACTTTCAGCTACATCGCCGCAGACGCCTTCACCGCTGGCAAATCCAAGCACGGACCTGGCGGCTCAAAACGCCACCGGCGAAAGCAACAGCCAGCACAGCGCTCTTCGAGTCTTCGAACAACATGGAACCGAGCCCATACTGGCTGCCACTCCCGCGAGCCGCCTGTCCAAGGACCGGGCTCGTCTTTCCGGCACTGGTCCTTCGCGCAAGGGACACCTCGGTGGGATCGTGGCCGGCGCCTTGGCTGCGGGGGTCCTCGTTGCCCTGCTGCTGGCCACCGCCCCGTTCATTCCGGCTACCGAAAGCAGCGTGAACGGCGCCATCCTTTTGGGGCTTGCGCTGGGCTGGGCCATGTTGGCTGTGCTCTCGGTGAAGTTCACTGATCAACCACAGAAATGGGCTGTCGTTCCGGCGTTGTTCATGGGCCTGGGCGGTTTCCTTCTGCTGGCGTTCGGCTCCCCGATGCGGGAAGTGCTCGCCTGGGTATGGCCACCCGCCATGCTGGTTTCTGCGGTTTGGATGATCGTCCAAGTCAATCGACAGCTTCGAAGCCGAATTGGGCGCTTGATGCTCTACCCCCTGGTTGCGCTGCTGGCGCTGGCTTCACTGGGTAGCGGTTATGAAACGGTGCGCGAAGTGGTGGATTCTGCCGCTTCTCCGGCCCAGGGCCAGTTGATCGATGTCGGCGGACACCGCCTGTACCTGAACTGCACCGGCTCCGGCAGTCCTACGGTCGTGCTCGAACCGGGCGGTGGCCTCATGTCATCCGACCTCGCCTGGATCGCACCGCTGGTTGCCGATAATACCCGGGTCTGCGTCTACGACCGGGCCGGAAAGGGGTGGAGCGATTCGGCAACCGCCCCGCAGGACGGCGCGCAGGTCGCGGCCGATCTCCACACCTTGTTGCAGCGCGGGAACATTCCGGGACCTTATGTGCTGGCCGGACATTCGTTCGGCGGCCTCTACGCACTTACTTTCGCTGCTCGCTACCCCCACGACACAGCTGGAATGGTGCTGGTGGACTCGACCGCACCAGCTTCGGAACCAGATTCAACGCAGTCCGCCCGCGCTGACTCGGAGGACACCATGAACCGTCTCTCCGCTCTGGTGGCGGGCGCAGCCCGACTCGGCATCGGCCGGTTGTCCGACGGGGCGACACCCGATCACGTACGGAGCACGATAGACGAGTACATCCACGCGGGCTCCTCGGCACAGCAGGCTGCCGCGCTGACGGACTTCGCCGACAAGCCGCTGGTCGTCCTGACAGCAGGCACCGGGAGCGCGCCCGGCTGGACCGCTTCGCAGGAAGCCCTTGCCACGCTGTCGACCAACAGCCTGCACCGTGTCATCGACGGGGCCACCCATACGTCGTTCCTCTCGGATCAGGAAGATGCGGCCGCGATCGCTGGCGGAATCCTCGACGTCGTCTCCTCAGTGCGGACTGCAAGCCCAATGATCCCGTAG
- a CDS encoding tetratricopeptide repeat protein, which produces MAMSSRHALVVGSQCAALRNQRLSFLPQRAQHLHRALTDPRLGDCDPANSALVLDPTMAELKEAVMASVTRASEAKATLVFAFIGHAEINKNKVSAPLFLLPKDGNHKDLDDDTAYEIGRRLGNMALGSLDGLILILDVCHAGLGVADVIKNGLDLREQVRLELLAGTYDREARNGCFSQSLITLMESGQPDSSVDYLDIRHAANFGNAICRKEQDPPVYIGSGAGTNASDPGLWVTRNIAAPNFWPLSGTPEGALAVTLTNSFQVTHDLERITFAMSQQRLVVIHGRAGSGKSALLAALARPELVPDLPRRYLSAVAFTTLTPTLSMLAASIAKQLGDISGFAAATVAHSGAFDKKDLDRQPALQRLVFGPLRQLKVPLGKRIRVAIDGVDQLEPVARGELMSVIAQACVDERLERVSILVNTRGEGIEGLPGQSIRLARPGEDEISEYLAAKGLPGSVAADLAANSSTWLEAGLLTEAILTLGPDVLKDAASLDDIYQKLLSSLVDEEMTDAMVCLTVLAAAGSGPVLPLHIAVEASLQMGGPGDELEFRNTLARLGGLVARANPGTANEIIGFFHDTLVQKVRHQGHWPITVRHAHQAILEAIEVVGEEASRNYSRERAADHLWALGRYHEALSAVISSLGHRAADNRELLQEWLERASGVLPVDEVIRLNFMDRLALWTGKSGDISAALTQSGNLLRDRLRVLGPDDPATLTARHHLAFWTGQLGDASEALVQFSNLLLDQVRVLGADHPATLKTRSNVATWTGRTGDIAAAIMQNWDLFQDRLRVMGEEHPDTLKVRSNLATWTGKSGDVPGALAQFRSLLEVRIRVLGEDHPDTLKTRSNVASWAGKSGDIAGALEQFLALLEARIRVLGEDHPATLSARSNVASWTGKSGDRAGAVTQFHNLLGDRLRVLGPNHPATLKTRRNLAAWTK; this is translated from the coding sequence ATGGCCATGAGCTCCCGTCATGCACTCGTCGTGGGGTCGCAGTGCGCCGCGCTGCGGAACCAGCGTTTGTCCTTCCTCCCGCAGCGCGCCCAGCATCTTCACCGGGCGCTGACTGACCCCCGGCTGGGTGATTGTGATCCGGCCAACAGCGCACTGGTGCTCGATCCGACGATGGCGGAGCTGAAAGAGGCCGTGATGGCTTCGGTGACTCGAGCTTCGGAAGCGAAGGCAACTTTGGTTTTCGCGTTCATCGGTCACGCGGAAATCAACAAGAATAAGGTATCCGCTCCGCTATTTCTGCTGCCCAAGGACGGCAATCACAAGGACCTCGACGACGACACCGCTTACGAGATCGGCCGTCGTCTTGGCAATATGGCGTTGGGAAGCCTAGATGGGCTAATACTCATCCTTGATGTCTGCCACGCCGGACTCGGGGTGGCAGACGTGATCAAGAATGGACTCGATTTGAGAGAGCAGGTCCGGCTGGAGCTCCTCGCCGGCACTTACGATCGGGAAGCCCGGAACGGCTGTTTCTCCCAGTCATTGATCACACTCATGGAATCTGGTCAGCCGGATTCCTCGGTGGATTATCTGGATATCCGCCACGCCGCCAACTTCGGAAACGCCATCTGCAGGAAAGAACAGGATCCCCCCGTCTATATCGGATCTGGTGCCGGAACAAATGCCAGTGACCCAGGACTGTGGGTGACCCGGAACATCGCTGCACCTAATTTTTGGCCCTTGTCCGGGACACCGGAAGGGGCTCTGGCAGTGACCCTGACAAACTCCTTTCAGGTCACCCATGACCTTGAACGCATCACGTTCGCCATGTCCCAGCAACGCCTCGTGGTCATCCACGGTAGAGCCGGCTCGGGCAAGTCCGCCCTCCTTGCCGCTCTGGCCCGCCCGGAACTCGTTCCTGACCTACCCAGGCGGTACCTGTCAGCCGTGGCGTTCACCACGCTGACCCCCACTCTTTCCATGTTGGCCGCCAGCATCGCCAAACAGCTAGGGGATATCTCTGGTTTTGCCGCGGCAACAGTCGCCCACAGCGGAGCATTCGACAAAAAGGATTTGGATCGGCAGCCCGCACTGCAGCGTCTGGTGTTCGGGCCCCTGCGACAGTTGAAGGTGCCGTTAGGGAAACGGATTCGCGTAGCCATTGACGGTGTCGACCAGCTCGAACCTGTGGCGCGTGGCGAGCTCATGTCGGTCATCGCTCAAGCTTGCGTTGATGAGCGACTCGAGCGGGTGAGTATTCTCGTCAACACCCGAGGTGAAGGAATAGAAGGCCTCCCAGGGCAATCGATCCGGCTCGCCCGGCCGGGCGAGGATGAAATCTCCGAGTATCTTGCCGCCAAAGGGTTGCCCGGATCGGTTGCCGCCGATCTGGCCGCGAACTCATCCACATGGCTAGAGGCGGGACTCCTTACTGAGGCCATTTTGACTTTGGGACCCGATGTTTTGAAGGACGCTGCCAGTCTGGATGATATTTATCAGAAATTGCTTTCATCCCTAGTGGACGAAGAGATGACGGATGCCATGGTCTGTCTGACGGTACTCGCGGCCGCCGGAAGCGGGCCAGTCCTGCCCCTCCATATCGCCGTGGAGGCATCCTTGCAAATGGGTGGTCCCGGCGACGAACTAGAGTTCCGCAATACATTGGCAAGGCTGGGTGGCCTGGTTGCCCGTGCCAATCCGGGCACCGCGAACGAAATCATTGGGTTTTTCCACGACACCTTGGTTCAAAAAGTCCGACATCAAGGACACTGGCCGATTACGGTCCGCCACGCACACCAGGCCATCCTCGAAGCCATCGAAGTCGTCGGCGAAGAGGCTTCGCGGAACTACTCTAGGGAGCGGGCCGCCGATCACCTTTGGGCGCTCGGACGATACCATGAAGCCCTCTCGGCCGTGATCTCCAGTCTCGGACACCGGGCCGCAGACAACCGTGAGCTCCTACAGGAATGGTTAGAACGCGCTTCGGGTGTGCTGCCAGTCGACGAAGTGATTAGGCTGAATTTCATGGACAGGCTTGCGCTATGGACCGGCAAATCCGGAGACATTTCCGCGGCCCTCACCCAGTCGGGGAACCTCCTACGGGATCGATTGCGCGTGCTGGGGCCGGATGACCCCGCCACGCTGACCGCCCGCCATCATTTGGCCTTTTGGACCGGCCAATTAGGGGACGCTTCCGAGGCCCTCGTCCAATTCAGTAACCTGCTTCTAGACCAGGTGCGTGTGCTGGGCGCCGATCACCCGGCCACATTGAAAACCCGAAGTAACGTGGCCACCTGGACCGGCAGAACCGGAGATATCGCTGCGGCTATCATGCAGAACTGGGATCTGTTCCAGGACCGATTGCGGGTCATGGGGGAGGAGCATCCCGACACCCTAAAAGTTCGTAGTAACTTGGCCACTTGGACCGGTAAGTCAGGGGATGTGCCCGGTGCTCTCGCGCAATTTCGCTCGCTTCTCGAAGTCCGGATTCGTGTTCTGGGGGAAGATCATCCCGACACCCTTAAAACCCGTAGCAACGTGGCTTCTTGGGCCGGTAAGTCCGGGGACATCGCCGGCGCTCTCGAGCAATTTCTTGCGCTGCTCGAAGCCCGGATCCGTGTGCTGGGGGAGGACCATCCCGCGACACTGAGCGCGCGTAGTAATGTGGCTTCTTGGACCGGAAAATCCGGGGATAGAGCCGGTGCTGTCACTCAGTTTCACAATCTGCTCGGGGATCGATTGCGGGTCTTGGGTCCGAATCACCCGGCCACCCTGAAAACCCGCCGCAACCTCGCCGCCTGGACGAAGTGA
- a CDS encoding MGMT family protein: MDVGEEVREVVVAILAGSVATYGEIGLAVGIGPRQAGRAVSALDDDVPWWRIVYADGTPATCHGGEARALLEAEGVPFLNGHVDMARIRRTGNR, encoded by the coding sequence ATGGACGTGGGCGAGGAAGTCAGGGAAGTGGTGGTGGCGATCCTTGCCGGTTCCGTCGCGACCTATGGCGAAATCGGGCTGGCGGTGGGAATCGGCCCCCGGCAGGCGGGTCGTGCGGTGTCGGCCCTGGACGACGACGTACCGTGGTGGCGGATCGTCTATGCCGACGGCACGCCGGCGACATGCCACGGCGGGGAAGCCCGGGCGTTGCTTGAGGCCGAAGGCGTTCCGTTCCTCAACGGCCACGTCGACATGGCCAGGATCCGCCGTACCGGCAACCGCTAA
- a CDS encoding DUF808 domain-containing protein, translated as MSGGLVALLDDVAALARIAAASVDDVAAGAAKAGAKAAGVVIDDAAVTPQYVSGADPSRELPMIKKIFWGSLRNKLLIILPALLLVSAFLPGAIPFILMLGGTYLCYEGAEKVWHKLRGHHEAEKSPAVERGPAAEAKVIKGAITTDFILSCEIMVISMNEVATESLLSRAIILVVVALAITVLVYGAVGLIVKMDDIGLHLATKDSAGTKRFGEMLVKGMPAVLAAITFVGTIAMLWVGGHIMLQGAHDLGWHAPYDLVHALETPFAGIPVVGGFLAWLVNTLCSAVLGIIWGSVVMAILHPLLKVLPFGKKKGGHHEEGDVRAAIAGFRPGKDNVDPAP; from the coding sequence GTGAGCGGCGGTCTCGTCGCCCTGCTGGACGATGTCGCGGCCCTGGCCCGCATCGCGGCCGCCTCGGTGGACGACGTCGCCGCCGGAGCCGCGAAGGCGGGGGCCAAGGCCGCCGGCGTGGTCATCGACGACGCCGCCGTCACCCCGCAGTACGTCTCCGGGGCCGATCCTTCCCGCGAACTGCCGATGATCAAGAAGATCTTCTGGGGCTCGCTGCGCAACAAGCTGCTGATCATCCTGCCCGCGCTGCTGCTGGTCAGCGCGTTCCTTCCCGGGGCCATTCCGTTCATCCTCATGCTCGGTGGCACCTACCTCTGTTACGAGGGTGCCGAGAAGGTCTGGCACAAGCTCCGCGGCCACCACGAGGCCGAGAAGTCCCCGGCGGTCGAACGCGGCCCGGCGGCGGAGGCCAAGGTCATCAAGGGAGCCATCACCACCGACTTCATCCTGTCCTGCGAGATCATGGTCATCTCCATGAACGAGGTGGCCACCGAGTCCCTGCTGTCGCGGGCCATCATCCTTGTCGTCGTGGCGCTCGCGATCACGGTGCTCGTGTACGGCGCCGTCGGACTCATTGTGAAGATGGACGACATCGGCCTGCACCTGGCCACCAAGGACTCCGCAGGGACAAAGCGCTTCGGCGAGATGCTGGTCAAGGGCATGCCCGCCGTGCTGGCCGCGATCACCTTTGTGGGGACGATCGCCATGCTGTGGGTCGGCGGCCACATCATGCTGCAGGGGGCCCACGATCTGGGGTGGCACGCTCCCTATGACTTGGTCCATGCCCTCGAGACACCCTTCGCCGGGATCCCCGTAGTGGGCGGCTTCCTGGCCTGGCTCGTGAACACCCTGTGCTCGGCGGTCCTCGGAATCATCTGGGGCAGTGTCGTCATGGCCATCCTCCACCCGCTGCTCAAGGTGCTGCCGTTCGGCAAGAAGAAGGGCGGGCACCACGAGGAGGGCGACGTCCGTGCAGCAATCGCCGGGTTCCGGCCGGGGAAAGACAACGTCGATCCCGCGCCGTAG
- a CDS encoding DUF488 family protein translates to MENRAAGHGKPRVFTIGHSTRGFDEVLEMLRSNGVSELVDVRSFPASRKFPQWNQDAIKEALPVDIGYRWIRNLGGRRHTPAGVASPNTGWRVKAFRDYADYMSSAEFGSGLAELLKLADESVPAIMCSEAVPWRCHRRLVTDALLVAGVEVSDIMSPSSTRPASMTAFAKVHGGEITYPASGEG, encoded by the coding sequence ATGGAGAATCGGGCAGCCGGCCACGGCAAGCCGCGCGTCTTCACGATTGGCCATTCCACGCGTGGCTTTGACGAGGTGCTGGAGATGTTGCGAAGCAACGGGGTGAGCGAATTGGTGGACGTCCGTTCGTTTCCGGCGTCACGGAAATTTCCGCAGTGGAACCAGGATGCGATCAAGGAAGCGTTGCCCGTGGATATCGGGTACCGGTGGATCCGGAATCTGGGCGGTCGCAGGCACACGCCGGCCGGCGTGGCCAGTCCGAATACGGGGTGGAGGGTCAAGGCCTTCCGTGACTATGCCGATTACATGTCGAGTGCAGAGTTTGGGTCCGGGCTCGCCGAGCTGTTGAAGCTCGCGGATGAATCCGTGCCGGCCATTATGTGCAGCGAGGCGGTGCCGTGGAGATGCCACCGGAGGTTGGTCACCGACGCGCTCCTTGTCGCCGGGGTGGAGGTCTCCGACATCATGTCACCCTCCTCGACCCGGCCGGCGAGCATGACCGCGTTCGCCAAGGTGCACGGCGGGGAAATCACCTATCCCGCATCCGGGGAAGGATGA
- a CDS encoding carboxylate-amine ligase yields MRTFGVEEEFLIVDPVNGVPLPLSAEVMGLHDASSRATGSSARQMMSAELHQEQLEVITHPHSSLAGLATEILEGRAYADSLARKAGARIVALATSPLAVSPHPTRNERYDALVEKYALTAREQLTCGLHVHVSVGSDEEGVAVLDRIRSWLPSLMALSSNSPFWNGQDSGYASYRTQAWNRWSSAGPMDVFGSAWAYHALVADISATTVVINPDFDARLSARHPTVEIRVSDVCLDPRDTVLLAALVRALVETAAREWEAGMEPDMVPAIVLRQGVWMASRWGIRGELLHPVTHRPENARHVISTLHDHVRDALNESGDAAYVEESLERILSNGTGADRQRKSYERSGLLADVVTQAIGLTHQEPADRHTSGNGLPRWTWKPLAEAVA; encoded by the coding sequence GTGCGTACCTTTGGTGTTGAAGAAGAATTCCTGATCGTGGACCCCGTCAACGGGGTCCCCTTGCCCCTGTCCGCGGAGGTGATGGGCCTCCACGACGCAAGTTCGCGGGCGACCGGCTCATCCGCCCGACAGATGATGTCCGCGGAGCTGCACCAGGAACAACTCGAGGTCATCACGCACCCGCACAGCAGCCTGGCAGGTCTCGCCACGGAGATACTGGAGGGGCGCGCGTACGCCGACTCGCTCGCCCGAAAAGCGGGTGCGAGGATCGTCGCGCTGGCCACCTCTCCGCTGGCGGTCTCACCCCATCCCACCAGGAACGAACGCTATGACGCCCTGGTGGAGAAGTATGCCCTGACGGCGCGCGAGCAGCTGACCTGTGGACTCCACGTCCACGTGTCCGTCGGCTCGGATGAGGAGGGTGTAGCTGTCCTGGATCGCATCAGGTCCTGGCTGCCATCGCTCATGGCGTTGAGCTCGAATTCCCCGTTCTGGAACGGCCAGGACAGCGGCTATGCCAGTTACCGCACGCAGGCCTGGAACCGGTGGTCCTCGGCCGGTCCCATGGACGTCTTCGGATCGGCGTGGGCTTACCACGCGCTGGTGGCGGACATCTCAGCCACCACAGTGGTCATTAATCCGGATTTTGACGCCCGTCTCTCCGCCCGCCACCCCACTGTCGAGATTCGGGTGTCCGATGTCTGCCTTGATCCCAGGGATACCGTCCTGCTTGCAGCCCTGGTGCGGGCCTTGGTGGAGACCGCCGCCCGGGAGTGGGAGGCCGGAATGGAACCTGACATGGTTCCGGCGATCGTCTTGCGCCAAGGTGTCTGGATGGCCAGCCGGTGGGGCATCCGCGGCGAACTCCTCCACCCCGTAACGCACAGGCCGGAGAACGCACGACACGTCATTTCGACACTCCATGACCATGTGAGGGATGCCCTGAACGAGTCGGGGGACGCGGCCTACGTCGAGGAATCCCTGGAACGGATTCTTAGCAACGGAACAGGGGCCGACCGGCAAAGAAAGTCCTACGAAAGAAGCGGGCTACTGGCTGACGTCGTCACCCAGGCCATTGGCCTTACGCACCAGGAACCCGCCGATCGGCACACATCGGGGAACGGCTTACCGCGTTGGACATGGAAGCCGTTGGCCGAGGCCGTGGCTTAG